CTAGTACCAGCATACAGAGCGCCCCGCCTGCCATCAGTAACAAAGCGGTCTGCCAGCCATAGCTGGCAATAAATGCCTGTGCGACCGGGATGATTATTAGCTGTCCTGCGGACCCCGCCGCAGTACCCAGTCCCAGTGCGAAAGCTCGCTTTTCCGGTGCCACCATTCGCGCCAGGGCTGGCAGAATAACGCCAAAACCTGTTCCGGCAATGCCCATGCCGATCAGAATGCCGGCACCACTGTGAAGCGCCCAGGCACTGTCAGCAGTAGCGGTCAGGTAGATGCCCAGTGCATATATCAGCGTGCCGATAATTAAGGTTCTGAAAGTGCCAAACCGATCCGCAAACGCCCCTGTAAACGGTTGAAAAAGACCCCAGCAGAGATTTTGTAAAGCTAAAGAGAAGGCGAATACTTCACGTCCATAGCCGAATTCACCGGAGATGGGCGCCATAAAGAACCCCATTGATGAGCGCAGTCCAAAATTGACAGCCAGTATCAAACAAGCGGCAACAACGAACAGACTGAATAGTTTTACGTGGCTCGGCATATAGATTTATTCAAAGAGAGGTGGTTTAAGTGCGGCTATGGGCCCCAGTATACGCCCGACAGAGCACTGCTTTCTATCAGTTTCTCTTTTGATCTCAACACCCTGGTAGTCAACCTTTGGTTATCATCCCCCGCTCTGGTTTAGGTGTTGATTAAAGAATGCCAGGGTACGCTGCCAGGCTAGTTCTGCGCTGCCTTCATGGTAACGAGCGGTAGAGTCATTATGAAAACCATGGTTCACATCCGGGTACACATGTGCGGTGTATTCTGTTTTTGCTGTTTTCAGGGCGGCTTCATAACTGGGCCAGTAATTATTAACCCGCTTATCCAGTCCTGCAAAATGTAGCTGTAAAGGGGCTTTAATATTGGCAATATCAAGTTTTGGTGGCGTACCGTAATAAGGCGCTGCAGCGTCGATAGTGTCGGGTAGCATGGCGGATAATTGATTGGTCAGATAGCCGCCAAAGCAGAAGCCCACCATACCCAGTTTATCCGTTGTCAGTGCATGTGTGGTCAGCATTTTTGCTGCCGCCGCAAAATCGGCTTCTATTTTGTTTCGCTCCAGGGTTTTCTGCATCGCCCTGCCTTCATCATCATTGCCCGGATAGCCCCCTAGCGGGTACAGAGCATCCGGTGCAAAAGCCACAAACCCCGCTTTGGCTAAGCGTCGAGCCACATCTTCTATATAAGGATTTAACCCCCGGTTCTCATGGGCGACCAGTACTGCTGGTGCAGGTGTTTCCGCTCCCACTCCGGTGGGCACAACGAAATACCCGCGTCCAGTTTTATGTCCTTCAGGTGAAGCAAAAGCCAGATAGCTTGCTTTGATATCAGGATCATTGAAAGAGACCTGTTCTGCCAGCGCATAGTCGGGCAGTAATACCCCGGAAATAGAGCTGAGGGTAAGTCCGGCGATGCCCAGTGTGCCGAGCCGTTTCAGGAAGGTTCGCCTATCAATATCCCCGTGGGCGTACTCGTCATACCAGTCAAATGCTTCTTGCGGAATGTTAATGGTAGAGGCTGGACTGTTGTTCTTATGCATGACGGGCTCCTTTTGAGAGGCGGGTTATCCGGGAGGTTTTAAAAATATAGTCTATGTCGCAGATAACCGCGTCGCTGTTATTGATCAATTAGCTTCGCTAGTGAGTGGCTTTTTGCAGTACAGGAGCTCAGCTGAATCATTATTTCAAACATAACGCCGTATCGATGCTGTTTTTCTACTACGCTTATATTTATTGCTCGTCATAAATATAAGGGAATAAAGGTTATGTCTGATCATCATACTTATAAGAAAATTGAGATCGTTGGTTCTTCTGCAACGGGAACCGATGATGCGATTCGTAACGCACTGGCAGAGTGCAATAAGTCGCTAAAAAATATTGACTGGTTTGAGGTAGTTGAAACACGAGGGCATGTTGAAAATGGTAAAATCGGGCACTTCCAAGTGACTATCAAGGTAGGGTTCAGGCTCGAAAATAGCTAAAAATACCAGAATTAAATAGAGAATCTAATTCTTTATAAAACAAATGGATAATAAGGTTACCTATAATATAGTTTAACTTATGATAGCTTTTGTTTATGGGGTGTTTTTTGGGGTTTTGGACGCTAATTTAATTCTGGCATCCTCGTCTCTGGAGCGCAGTATAGTCTGCACCTCTATCATCCCGGTTGCTATCAACAGCCACTGAATATCTATAAGAAACGGTACACCTCTTTTACGCTGCTATGTCGAATAAAAAGTTATATCCAGGCTCCTATAGAAAGGGCAATAGCCCGTTGTTATAGCGATATTGGTATGTTGTTTTCAGTAAGCAGCTTAGCCTGAAAAGGACCTAAAGTTAAACAACAATAGTGTTGGCCCCAGCCTTAATATAAGTAACAGCTTCCGCTAATAACGCTCTTCCAAAGGTAGCGAAATAGCCCTGTGAGTGGTGATCCCTTTTTAGGGACGACTACCCTGCCATAGAGAGAATATCGTCTGGTGGACTGTTAATACTCTTGTTATTGGATACCGTCTGTGGGGCTATTCTCTCCCTGATTCACACCGGCAATAGTGCAGGGTATTTATATAAAACAAAATATGTATTATGTATTTATAATACAGCATGTCGGATTATTTCCAGATAGCTTTGATAAAACAGCTTTACTCAGCGACTGGCTGTTACTAATATACTGTTTATATATACAGTATGGTTTATCTAATTATGCAGATTTCATGGCTAGGGCGTTACTTGCGTCCTTCTGCTCCTGTTGCCCTACCCTTGTTTATGAATGGTGTCGCAGCAGGCTTTCCCTCCCCCGCACAAGATTACATCGAACGAACTCTGGATTTGAATGATCTCTGTGTTCAGCATCCAGCGGCAACCTATTTTGTCCGGGCCGATGGCGACTCGATGGAAGGGGTCGGTATTTTCTCTGGCGATGTGCTGGTGGTGGACCGTTCATTAAAGGCGCTACACGGGGATATAGTAATAGCCTGCCTTGATGGGGAGTTTACCGTGAAAGAGTTGAGCACTCGCCCTGCTCTGCAATTATTGGCGCACAACCCGGCCTATGCGCCGATTCGGTTAGACGCAGAAAGCACTCTCGAACTGTTTGGTGTGGTTACAACGGTAGTCCACTCTGTTCGCCAGCGGGGTTAGTGTCAGTGTATGCGCTGGTTGACTGTAATAACTTCTACGCCAGTTGTGAGCGATTATTCCGGCCAGATCTGCAAGGCAGACCTATTGTGGTGCTGTCGAATAACGATGGCTGCGTAGTCGCTCGTAGTGCAGAGGCTAAACAACTGGGTATAAAGATGGCGGTTCCGCTGTTTCAGGTACAGGAGCAGATTGACCGGGAAAATGTTGCGGTATTCTCCTCAAACTATGCTCTCTACGGTGATATATCCGCCCGGGTTATGAGTGTTCTGGAACAGCAGGCCCCGGCACTTGAAGTCTACTCGATCGACGAAGCTTTTCTTGATCTTAGCGGG
The genomic region above belongs to Amphritea japonica ATCC BAA-1530 and contains:
- a CDS encoding dienelactone hydrolase family protein; translated protein: MHKNNSPASTINIPQEAFDWYDEYAHGDIDRRTFLKRLGTLGIAGLTLSSISGVLLPDYALAEQVSFNDPDIKASYLAFASPEGHKTGRGYFVVPTGVGAETPAPAVLVAHENRGLNPYIEDVARRLAKAGFVAFAPDALYPLGGYPGNDDEGRAMQKTLERNKIEADFAAAAKMLTTHALTTDKLGMVGFCFGGYLTNQLSAMLPDTIDAAAPYYGTPPKLDIANIKAPLQLHFAGLDKRVNNYWPSYEAALKTAKTEYTAHVYPDVNHGFHNDSTARYHEGSAELAWQRTLAFFNQHLNQSGG
- a CDS encoding dodecin produces the protein MSDHHTYKKIEIVGSSATGTDDAIRNALAECNKSLKNIDWFEVVETRGHVENGKIGHFQVTIKVGFRLENS
- the umuD gene encoding translesion error-prone DNA polymerase V autoproteolytic subunit, whose translation is MQISWLGRYLRPSAPVALPLFMNGVAAGFPSPAQDYIERTLDLNDLCVQHPAATYFVRADGDSMEGVGIFSGDVLVVDRSLKALHGDIVIACLDGEFTVKELSTRPALQLLAHNPAYAPIRLDAESTLELFGVVTTVVHSVRQRG